The genomic DNA CCACTTAGCAGCACCAAAGAGCTAACAAAGTGAGGAAGCAACTGGGATCCAGAGCCTCGCAGAATGGGTTTGCCTTGGGACGGAGAGTTCAGGCAACCAGAAAAAGTGGCTGGAGCAGAACTCCAGGACCAAGGGTTGGTATAATCTTATCAAACAGGCAAATGAGCTAATCCAGACCCATTGAGTCCACACGTTCTACCCCACAGACCacacagcaaataaaacaaaaggccAATGGTTTCTCAAAAGGTAGTAACAGAAATGGAGAAACCGTGAGAAAGATTTGTAACAGGACCAGTCATAGTAACCACATAGAAGCCCATTGCTTTCTACAGTTTCCTGACTCATCCTCCAGACATGCCACCAGTTGTCATCCCTAGTTAACCGGCTCCCTCACTGTGCACTTGAAAATCTTTAACAGAACCAAAAAAGTCTGCTACTTCCTTGGTGAGAGGTAAGCAGATCACTCCAGAGAACTACTGTTGGATTGTGTTAGCAGTTATAACAGTTCCCTGTCTCTGGCAGAGATATTTGTCCAGCTCTCATGGGGAGCAGATGCAGGCCAGACAGCCTTCCATGTGCCGAAACCTGCAGCACTATAAGGAGGCTGCTCCTGGACAGAGAGGAAGATGCTCTGTCATGGAGCTTCCCCAACTCAAGGCAGAAACGGTCAGACACTGTATAACCATGAAGGCCTTCTGAGAGTTCCCAACCCTTCACATGTTCAGTTTGAGAACCAGAATCAAAAGGAGGTTGAGCAAGTTACATCAGCACCCAAGGTGAAGAGAGGATAAAAAGTCCTGACGTCCAGATTAAACCTGCATCAACAAGCTGATTGCTTGCGAAGAGcaggttgttgggtttttgtaAACGGAGTCTGAAAAAGGAATTGAAATCCTGGAATCTCCTCCAGAGCCCTGGATGAAGAATGCCGCTGCCCCATCATCAGAGTTTTGTCTCGCTCAGGATGATATTTGCAGTTACAAACACAAAGCAGAAAAGACTCCAGAGCAGCACAAACCAGATCCAGAAGATGTGCCGGAAAGGGGACAGATGGTTATTGACTATGCCACTGCCGAAGACCAGCTGACTGTCCTTCCGACTACAGTAGGCCAAGAAAGCTGGGATGATGTACTGGATTCCATTGCCAGCATAGGCTCCCGTGATGCCCACCAAGGACTCCAAATCATGTGTGCAGACAGCCACCAGCACAGGGGGTATCAGAGTGATTGCTGGAAAGACAATCCTATCCACCACCCATGGGTACGTCCCACCTTCCCGGTGGAAGAGGGTCTTCCAGTTGTTCCGCAGGGTCACAGCGATGATCGGGAAGTTAGTGCTGATAGTGAAAACGGGAAAGAGGCCCAGGAAGTAACGAATGAAGGTGATGTTGGTGATGTTACGGTTGGTGAAATTGAGTGTGTACATGTCCATGAGGGTCTCATTGCGGAAGCAGTAGATGGCTGTGAAGGACAGGAGGCTGTAGAAACCCAGTATTAAGATGTAATCCAGCAACACCAGCTTGTTTACATGCTGCTTCTTGGAGATTGGAGTGATGAGGGACGGCAGTGAGTGCTGGCACATGAAGGAGTAGACACACACCCCAAAGAGGTTGGGGATCCCTGAGAGCTGCGCCAGAGGCGGGTGACCTTCCCCTTCACCCTTGCCGATGCGGATGAGGGCCAAAATAATCATGATGACAAAAGCTGCAAaacaagtgagagagagagagagagagagaaaaaaagaatatGGTAAGTCATGCCAGCGTCCAGGTTCCCAAACACAGCTCTCCTCGGCAGCATAATCTCTGCACTGGATCTCGCTACACGTCTACAGGTCAGGAGATAAGGAAAACCAGTTCCCTGTGGAGAATGTGGCAGTGCATATCAAGGAAGAATAT from Gopherus flavomarginatus isolate rGopFla2 chromosome 12, rGopFla2.mat.asm, whole genome shotgun sequence includes the following:
- the TMEM104 gene encoding transmembrane protein 104 isoform X2, yielding MAGGITDTGELYSPYVGLVYMFNLIVGTGALTMPKAFATAGWLVSLILIMFLGFMSYMTTTFVMEAMAAANARLRWKRMEKHKEDDDEDSSSGVSDSDVLLPDGYAQSETRPILSVQRRGSPSIFEITERVEMGQMASMFFSKVGVNLFYFCIIIYLYGDLAIYAAAVPVSLMQVTCVTGNHSCDVEDVTKYNDTDKCWGPIRRIDAYRLYLAAFTLLLGPFTFFNVQKTKYLQIMTSLMRWIAFVIMIILALIRIGKGEGEGHPPLAQLSGIPNLFGVCVYSFMCQHSLPSLITPISKKQHVNKLVLLDYILILGFYSLLSFTAIYCFRNETLMDMYTLNFTNRNITNITFIRYFLGLFPVFTISTNFPIIAVTLRNNWKTLFHREGGTYPWVVDRIVFPAITLIPPVLVAVCTHDLESLVGITGAYAGNGIQYIIPAFLAYCSRKDSQLVFGSGIVNNHLSPFRHIFWIWFVLLWSLFCFVFVTANIILSETKL
- the TMEM104 gene encoding transmembrane protein 104 isoform X1, yielding MAGGITDTGELYSPYVGLVYMFNLIVGTGALTMPKAFATAGWLVSLILIMFLGFMSYMTTTFVMEAMAAANARLRWKRMEKHKEDDDEDSSSGVSDSDVLLPDGYAQSETRPILSVQRRGSPSIFEITERVEMGQMASMFFSKVGVNLFYFCIIIYLYGDLAIYAAAVPVSLMQVTCSVTGNHSCDVEDVTKYNDTDKCWGPIRRIDAYRLYLAAFTLLLGPFTFFNVQKTKYLQIMTSLMRWIAFVIMIILALIRIGKGEGEGHPPLAQLSGIPNLFGVCVYSFMCQHSLPSLITPISKKQHVNKLVLLDYILILGFYSLLSFTAIYCFRNETLMDMYTLNFTNRNITNITFIRYFLGLFPVFTISTNFPIIAVTLRNNWKTLFHREGGTYPWVVDRIVFPAITLIPPVLVAVCTHDLESLVGITGAYAGNGIQYIIPAFLAYCSRKDSQLVFGSGIVNNHLSPFRHIFWIWFVLLWSLFCFVFVTANIILSETKL